The following proteins are encoded in a genomic region of Herminiimonas arsenicoxydans:
- a CDS encoding Putative flavin-containing monooxygenase (Evidence 3 : Function proposed based on presence of conserved amino acid motif, structural feature or limited homology; Product type pe : putative enzyme) gives MTIRIGIIGAGPSGLAQLRAFESALSRSKHDVELVCFEKRSNWGGLWNYSWRTGLDEHGEPVHGSMYRYLWSNGPKEALEFADYSFDQHFGRPIPSYPPRAVLFDYIQGRMERNNLRQYIRFNTVTRWVNFDENTQTFEVAVEDLSKQHTYTETFDYLVVATGHFSTPHVPYFKGLDTFPGAVMHAHDFRGADQFKGKDLLLVGGSYSAEDIGVQCYKHGARSVTISYRSAPLGFKWPQGIREVPLVTRFEGKTAHFQDGTHKNVDAVVLCTGYQHKYPFLPEELRLKSHNRLYPRGLYKGVVWKNNPRLFYLGMQDQYYTFNMFDAQAWYTRDIMLGHTALPDMAGMKADIQDWGRREDAVDNSCDAVDFQTAYVRDLMDRTDYPGFEAEQVAELLKQWLRDKQESILTYRDKPFRSVVTGTMAPVHHTAWIDELDDSLERFLDPHINQDNEVNATL, from the coding sequence ATGACGATTCGCATTGGAATCATTGGCGCTGGACCGAGTGGATTGGCGCAGCTGCGCGCCTTTGAGTCCGCCCTATCCCGCAGCAAGCACGACGTAGAACTCGTCTGTTTTGAGAAACGCTCGAATTGGGGCGGTTTGTGGAACTACAGCTGGCGTACCGGCCTCGATGAACACGGCGAACCTGTACATGGCAGCATGTATCGCTATCTGTGGTCCAACGGTCCGAAGGAAGCGCTGGAGTTTGCCGATTACTCCTTCGACCAGCATTTCGGTCGTCCCATTCCATCCTATCCACCGCGTGCCGTATTATTTGACTACATACAAGGCCGCATGGAACGCAACAATCTGCGTCAGTACATACGCTTCAACACCGTCACGCGCTGGGTCAATTTTGATGAAAACACCCAGACTTTTGAAGTGGCGGTCGAAGACTTGAGCAAGCAGCATACCTACACCGAAACCTTTGACTATCTGGTCGTCGCCACCGGCCATTTCTCGACACCGCATGTGCCTTACTTTAAAGGTTTGGATACCTTCCCCGGTGCCGTCATGCATGCGCATGATTTCCGTGGCGCCGATCAGTTCAAGGGCAAGGATTTATTGCTCGTCGGCGGCAGCTATTCGGCCGAAGACATCGGCGTGCAATGCTACAAACACGGCGCGCGCTCTGTCACCATCAGCTATCGCTCCGCTCCGCTCGGTTTCAAGTGGCCACAAGGCATACGTGAAGTGCCATTGGTAACGCGCTTTGAAGGCAAGACTGCCCACTTCCAGGATGGCACGCATAAAAATGTGGACGCTGTTGTACTGTGTACCGGATATCAGCACAAATACCCATTCCTGCCGGAAGAGTTGCGCCTGAAATCGCACAATCGCCTATATCCGCGCGGTTTGTACAAAGGCGTCGTGTGGAAGAACAATCCACGCCTGTTCTATCTCGGCATGCAGGACCAGTACTACACCTTCAATATGTTCGACGCACAAGCCTGGTACACGCGCGACATCATGCTCGGACACACCGCATTGCCCGATATGGCTGGCATGAAGGCCGATATTCAGGACTGGGGCCGGCGCGAAGATGCCGTGGACAATTCCTGTGATGCCGTGGATTTTCAAACCGCCTATGTGCGTGACTTGATGGATCGCACCGACTACCCCGGCTTTGAAGCCGAACAGGTTGCCGAACTGTTGAAGCAATGGCTGCGCGACAAGCAGGAGAGCATACTCACCTATCGCGACAAACCGTTCCGCTCTGTTGTCACCGGCACGATGGCGCCGGTACACCATACAGCCTGGATTGATGAGCTGGATGACAGCCTGGAGCGCTTCCTTGATCCGCATATCAATCAGGACAACGAAGTAAACGCCACGCTATAA
- a CDS encoding Conserved hypothetical protein (Evidence 4 : Homologs of previously reported genes of unknown function): MLHFFHYTRAASRPLTQTLLMNTSLSTCAAALALAAMFSTGPASAQPGQKFPVIPLTAGMHVIKAEVVATEAERQQGLMFRESMAQNEGMVFLFGAPAGVCMWMKNTLIPLSVAFIDDDGKIVNIENMKPHSLESHCSKKPVRYALEMNEGWFKQKNIKPGSTIDGLPKGR; this comes from the coding sequence CTGCTTCATTTTTTCCATTACACTCGTGCTGCATCCCGACCACTTACCCAGACATTACTCATGAATACATCCCTTTCCACTTGCGCTGCAGCTCTCGCTCTGGCCGCCATGTTTTCTACCGGCCCGGCATCGGCGCAGCCGGGCCAGAAATTTCCGGTTATTCCCCTCACTGCCGGCATGCATGTAATCAAGGCCGAAGTGGTCGCTACCGAAGCCGAACGCCAGCAAGGTTTGATGTTTCGCGAAAGCATGGCGCAAAATGAAGGGATGGTTTTTCTCTTCGGTGCGCCGGCTGGTGTTTGCATGTGGATGAAGAACACTCTGATCCCGCTCTCCGTCGCCTTTATTGACGACGACGGCAAGATCGTGAACATAGAGAATATGAAACCGCACAGCCTGGAGTCGCACTGCTCGAAAAAACCGGTGCGTTATGCGCTGGAAATGAACGAAGGCTGGTTCAAGCAAAAAAACATCAAGCCAGGCAGCACGATTGATGGCTTGCCGAAAGGAAGATAA
- a CDS encoding putative transcriptional regulator, GntR family (Evidence 3 : Function proposed based on presence of conserved amino acid motif, structural feature or limited homology; Product type pr : putative regulator): MITEEQIQALQSEMEANGENQAQMAYRILEEMIVTLKLPPGSKISEKALNRSLGFGRTPLREALQRLAIEGSVKILPRSGVIVSEIDLADQLNMIEVRRELEKIIAGRAARLAMEDQRRVFSKLAEDFDRAAEENDSTIFIETDREFNALSIATAQNKYVAYAIGPIEAQTRRFWYLHFKRFGDLSRVTKLHAHIARAIAANDEAAARDASDRLIDYVEEYTRKTLQFMGGM; the protein is encoded by the coding sequence ATGATCACCGAAGAACAAATACAGGCATTGCAGTCGGAAATGGAGGCGAATGGTGAAAACCAGGCCCAGATGGCTTATCGCATCCTGGAAGAAATGATCGTCACACTCAAGCTCCCGCCGGGCAGCAAGATATCGGAGAAAGCGCTGAACCGCTCTCTGGGATTCGGTCGCACACCGTTGCGGGAAGCATTGCAACGTCTGGCAATTGAGGGGAGTGTAAAAATTCTGCCGCGTTCGGGCGTGATCGTTTCGGAAATCGATCTGGCCGATCAGTTGAACATGATAGAAGTGCGGCGCGAACTGGAAAAAATCATCGCCGGCCGCGCTGCGCGCCTTGCGATGGAAGACCAGCGACGTGTATTTTCGAAACTGGCAGAAGACTTCGACCGCGCCGCAGAAGAAAACGACAGCACCATTTTCATCGAAACAGACAGGGAATTCAACGCCTTGAGCATCGCGACCGCACAAAACAAATACGTTGCCTATGCAATCGGACCGATCGAAGCGCAAACCCGCCGCTTCTGGTATCTGCACTTCAAACGCTTTGGCGATTTGTCTCGTGTTACCAAGCTGCATGCACATATTGCACGCGCCATTGCCGCCAACGACGAAGCTGCCGCACGCGACGCCTCGGATCGTCTGATTGATTACGTGGAAGAATATACAAGGAAGACGCTGCAGTTCATGGGCGGCATGTAA
- the rluE gene encoding Ribosomal large subunit pseudouridine synthase E (rRNA-uridine isomerase E) (rRNA pseudouridylate synthase E) (Evidence 2a : Function of homologous gene experimentally demonstrated in an other organism; PubMedId : 21577312; Product type e : enzyme), with translation MSLILFNKPFQVMCQFSPHPTRASLADYLDIPDIYPAGRLDADSEGLLLLTDDGKLQHAISHPDHKQTKTYLAQVEGIPHTEALARLRAPLNLGDFITQGCEVKRVQEPDWLWPRNPPIRERAQVPTSWLAITLAEGKNRQVRRMTGAVGLPTLRLIRIAIGPISLQSHPLLPGQWREVSAAELRL, from the coding sequence ATGTCTCTGATTCTGTTCAACAAGCCCTTCCAGGTGATGTGCCAATTCTCACCGCACCCGACACGCGCATCGCTGGCCGATTATCTGGACATTCCAGATATTTATCCAGCCGGACGGCTGGATGCAGACAGTGAAGGTTTATTGTTACTGACGGATGACGGCAAACTGCAGCATGCGATCAGCCATCCCGATCACAAACAGACAAAAACATATCTGGCGCAGGTGGAAGGCATTCCACACACTGAAGCACTGGCGCGATTGCGCGCGCCGCTGAATCTGGGCGATTTCATTACCCAAGGTTGTGAGGTAAAGCGGGTTCAGGAACCCGATTGGCTATGGCCGCGCAATCCGCCGATACGCGAACGCGCCCAAGTACCGACCAGCTGGCTCGCCATAACACTGGCGGAAGGCAAAAACCGGCAGGTGCGCCGCATGACTGGCGCGGTTGGCCTACCCACCTTGCGACTGATACGGATTGCGATCGGCCCGATTTCCCTGCAGTCGCATCCGCTATTGCCCGGTCAATGGCGCGAAGTGTCTGCGGCAGAGTTGAGGCTTTAA
- the rpsT gene encoding 30S ribosomal subunit protein S20 (Evidence 2a : Function of homologous gene experimentally demonstrated in an other organism; PubMedId : 2429258; Product type s : structure), whose product MANTAQARKRARQAVKQNAHNSSQRSTLRTAVKAVRKAIEAGDKTAAAQVFLASVSTIDRIADKKIIHKNKAARHKSRLAAALKALA is encoded by the coding sequence ATGGCAAATACCGCACAAGCACGCAAACGCGCTCGTCAAGCAGTCAAACAAAACGCTCATAATTCGAGCCAGCGTTCGACCTTGCGCACCGCAGTTAAGGCAGTTCGCAAAGCAATCGAAGCTGGCGACAAAACTGCAGCAGCTCAGGTTTTCCTGGCTTCTGTTTCGACGATCGATCGTATCGCCGACAAAAAGATCATCCACAAAAACAAGGCAGCGCGTCATAAAAGCCGCCTCGCAGCTGCTTTGAAAGCGCTGGCTTAA
- the clpS gene encoding ATP-dependent Clp protease adaptor protein ClpS (Evidence 2a : Function of homologous gene experimentally demonstrated in an other organism; PubMedId : 11931773, 12426582; Product type r : regulator) → MAIKHDDGTVLMRQEQKLKPPSMYQVLLLNDDYTPMEFVVMILQEYFSKDRETATQIMLMVHRDGKGICGVYPKDIASTKVELVLNHARKAGHPLQCVMEEV, encoded by the coding sequence ATGGCAATTAAGCATGATGATGGTACGGTCCTTATGCGGCAAGAGCAAAAACTCAAGCCGCCGTCTATGTATCAGGTGTTATTGCTGAACGATGATTACACGCCGATGGAATTCGTCGTGATGATTCTTCAGGAATACTTTAGTAAAGATCGTGAGACAGCAACGCAAATCATGCTCATGGTTCACCGCGACGGAAAGGGTATTTGTGGCGTGTATCCGAAGGATATTGCGTCTACGAAAGTTGAGCTGGTTTTGAACCACGCCCGAAAAGCAGGGCACCCCCTGCAGTGCGTGATGGAGGAAGTATGA
- a CDS encoding Conserved hypothetical protein; putative TPR domain (Evidence 4 : Homologs of previously reported genes of unknown function) → MTIKTLEYFSTLVQQDDSIPLFEAALAIAQDAEPGLDLAALEEEVDTLAAKLKQRLPDDASHLQKLRMLNHYFYNELGFSGNVNDYYNPDNSYLHRVLSTRRGIPISLAILYMELAQQIDLEVQGVSFPGHFLMKLSVQSGQVVLDPFNGSSLSREELEERVEPYILEQDFPDDFQFNAYLDAASPRDILVRMLRNLKLLFMQQEHWQRLLEVQERLLILLPRDITERRDRGLAYANLECPQAALQDIEAYLEQRPYAMDAAELRARLPDLKDAIGRLN, encoded by the coding sequence ATGACGATCAAAACTCTCGAATACTTTTCCACGCTGGTGCAGCAGGACGACAGCATCCCTTTGTTTGAAGCTGCGTTGGCGATTGCACAGGATGCCGAACCCGGCCTCGATCTGGCGGCACTGGAAGAAGAAGTCGATACGCTGGCCGCCAAACTCAAGCAGCGTTTGCCGGACGATGCGTCGCATCTGCAAAAGCTGCGCATGCTGAATCATTATTTTTACAATGAGCTCGGCTTCAGCGGCAACGTCAACGACTACTACAATCCCGACAACAGCTACCTGCATCGCGTGCTCAGCACGCGACGCGGGATTCCGATTTCGCTCGCCATTCTCTACATGGAACTGGCGCAACAGATCGATCTGGAAGTTCAGGGCGTCTCTTTCCCCGGCCATTTCCTGATGAAGCTGTCTGTGCAATCAGGCCAGGTGGTACTCGATCCGTTCAATGGCTCTAGCCTGTCGCGCGAAGAGCTGGAAGAACGCGTCGAACCTTATATCCTGGAGCAGGATTTCCCGGATGATTTTCAGTTCAATGCCTATCTCGACGCGGCCAGCCCGCGCGACATTCTGGTACGCATGCTGCGCAATCTGAAACTGCTGTTCATGCAGCAGGAGCACTGGCAGCGTTTGCTGGAAGTGCAGGAAAGATTGTTGATTTTGCTGCCGCGTGACATTACCGAGCGGCGCGATCGTGGTCTGGCGTATGCCAATCTGGAATGTCCGCAAGCTGCCTTGCAGGATATAGAAGCGTATCTGGAGCAACGTCCGTACGCGATGGATGCAGCGGAACTGCGCGCCAGATTACCTGATTTGAAAGATGCAATCGGACGCTTGAACTAG
- a CDS encoding Virulence factor MviN homolog (Evidence 2b : Function of strongly homologous gene; PubMedId : 11274131; Product type cp : cell process) — protein sequence MNLHKTLAAVSGMTMVSRVTGLIREILFARAFGASAYTDAFNIAFRIPNLLRRLFAEGAFSQAFVPILAEYKSQKGEEATKSLVDHVATVLIWTMLLTCVIGIAASPVIVYLIATGLKADATIFDTSVWMTRVMFPYIGFMSFVALSGGILNTWREFKIPAFTPVLLNLSFILATLFLAPYLHTPIYAMAIGVVVGGILQMVIQIPALMKIGMLPRISKNPFASLGDAGVRKVLRKMGPAVFAVSAAQISLMINTNIASRLESGSVSWLSYADRLMEFPTALLGVALGTILLPSLSKANFEGKTAEYSSLLDWGLRLTFLLALPCAVGLATISEPLTATLFHYGKFDAQSVAMTSRALIAYGVGLIGLILVKILAPGFYAQQNIKTPVKIAIGVLIATQLMNLIFVPWIAHAGLALSIGLGACLNAGFLYWGLKRRGIYSALPGWRTFFIRLVGALFLMAGVALWTSGHFDWVALRASPLLRVGALLAVLAACGISYFGSLLAMGFRFRDFKRIAH from the coding sequence ATGAACTTGCACAAAACGCTCGCGGCAGTATCCGGCATGACGATGGTTTCTCGTGTGACAGGATTGATACGCGAGATCCTGTTTGCCCGTGCATTTGGCGCATCCGCCTATACCGATGCGTTCAATATTGCCTTCCGTATCCCCAATCTGCTGCGTCGCCTGTTTGCCGAGGGAGCCTTTTCGCAGGCTTTCGTGCCGATTCTGGCGGAATACAAAAGCCAGAAAGGTGAGGAGGCGACTAAAAGCCTGGTCGATCACGTCGCCACTGTTTTGATATGGACGATGCTGCTGACATGCGTAATCGGCATCGCCGCTTCACCTGTCATCGTCTATCTGATTGCAACCGGGCTCAAGGCCGACGCCACCATATTCGATACCTCGGTCTGGATGACGCGCGTGATGTTCCCTTACATCGGCTTCATGTCATTTGTGGCCCTCAGTGGCGGCATTCTGAATACCTGGCGCGAATTCAAGATTCCCGCATTCACTCCCGTTCTGCTGAATTTGTCATTCATCCTCGCGACGCTTTTTCTCGCGCCTTACCTGCATACGCCTATTTATGCGATGGCGATTGGCGTCGTGGTCGGCGGCATTCTGCAAATGGTAATCCAGATTCCCGCATTGATGAAAATCGGCATGCTGCCGCGCATTTCAAAAAATCCGTTCGCCAGCCTGGGCGATGCCGGCGTGCGCAAAGTTTTGCGCAAAATGGGGCCCGCAGTATTTGCCGTCTCGGCAGCGCAAATCAGTTTGATGATCAACACCAATATTGCCTCGCGACTGGAAAGCGGCAGCGTGTCCTGGCTCTCGTACGCCGATCGATTGATGGAGTTTCCTACCGCGCTGCTAGGCGTGGCGCTGGGGACTATCCTGCTGCCCAGCCTGTCGAAGGCTAATTTCGAGGGCAAGACGGCAGAGTATTCATCGCTGCTGGATTGGGGCTTGCGCCTGACTTTCCTGCTCGCCCTGCCTTGCGCAGTCGGTCTGGCAACGATTTCCGAACCATTGACGGCAACGCTGTTTCATTACGGAAAATTCGATGCACAATCTGTTGCCATGACGTCCAGAGCGCTGATTGCATACGGCGTCGGCCTGATCGGCCTGATTCTGGTCAAGATTCTTGCACCCGGATTTTATGCGCAACAAAATATCAAAACCCCGGTCAAAATTGCGATAGGTGTGTTGATTGCCACACAATTAATGAATCTGATTTTTGTGCCGTGGATTGCGCATGCAGGGCTGGCGCTGTCGATCGGTTTGGGTGCATGCTTGAATGCAGGTTTCCTGTACTGGGGATTGAAACGGCGCGGAATTTATTCGGCCTTGCCCGGTTGGCGCACCTTCTTCATTCGGCTGGTGGGCGCACTGTTCCTGATGGCAGGCGTTGCCTTATGGACGTCCGGGCATTTCGACTGGGTGGCATTGCGTGCATCTCCGTTACTGCGCGTAGGCGCATTGCTGGCGGTGTTGGCGGCATGCGGCATCAGCTATTTCGGCTCCTTGCTGGCCATGGGATTTCGCTTTCGTGATTTCAAGCGGATAGCACACTGA
- a CDS encoding putative outer membrane lipoprotein precursor SlyB-like (Evidence 3 : Function proposed based on presence of conserved amino acid motif, structural feature or limited homology; Product type pm : putative membrane component), with translation MNSNTTITAIALSSVFILAGCAGPYNNDPGANQYPQSQNQMSNAPAYNSAYGVVDSIQVVQQSTGNNGIGAGAVVGGVVGGVLGNQIGSGSGRTAATAVGVVGGALVGNQIQRNNQQVRDTYQVGIRLDNGAYQTMLLDSVGDLRVGNRVRIENNRLFRY, from the coding sequence ATGAATAGCAATACAACCATTACTGCAATTGCACTTTCTTCCGTATTTATCCTCGCCGGCTGTGCAGGGCCGTATAACAACGATCCTGGAGCAAATCAGTATCCGCAATCACAAAACCAGATGTCCAATGCCCCTGCCTATAATTCCGCATATGGCGTGGTCGATTCAATTCAGGTCGTCCAGCAAAGTACTGGTAACAACGGCATCGGAGCCGGTGCAGTAGTTGGCGGCGTGGTTGGTGGCGTGCTGGGCAATCAAATCGGCAGCGGTTCGGGCCGTACTGCAGCAACTGCGGTAGGTGTGGTTGGCGGCGCGTTGGTCGGCAACCAGATCCAAAGGAACAATCAGCAGGTACGGGACACTTATCAAGTCGGCATCCGTCTCGATAACGGTGCATATCAAACGATGCTGCTCGACAGCGTAGGTGATTTGCGCGTAGGTAATCGCGTACGCATTGAAAACAATCGCCTCTTCCGTTATTGA
- the uup gene encoding ABC transporter ATP-binding protein Uup (Evidence 2a : Function of homologous gene experimentally demonstrated in an other organism; PubMedId : 16407313, 6294054, 7751275, 9139905; Product type t : transporter): MAVISLSNAQLAFGHVPLLDKAEFSLEATERVGLIGRNGTGKSSLLKIIAGTSKLDDGLFVMQQGIKIAYVEQEPHFSPETSVYDAVASGMGDMQVLLTEYDALTGQFGGDDDDALMERMHDIQVKLDAADAWNLNHKVEATLDRLNLVKDSLMGTLSGGMQKRVALARALVSAPDVLLLDEPTNHLDFTSILWLEGLLRDYKGSVLFITHDRSFLDNVATRIIELDRGRLLSFPGNFSAYQVRKAEQLEIEEVENAKFDKFLAQEEVWIRKGVQARRTRDEGRVRRLEALRLSRSARRDQQGQVKLDVSSGDRSGKIVAEMENINKVYGDKVIVKDFSATILRGDKVGLIGLNGAGKTTLLKMILGEEEPDSGTVKQGTKLQIAYFDQMRAQLNEEMSLADTIAPGSDWVEINGQRKHVMTYLNDFLFAPERARSPVKSLSGGERNRLLLARLFAKPANVLVLDEPTNDLDIDTLELLEELLEDYEGTVFLVSHDRTFLDNVVTQVIVAEGNGLWREYIGGYSDWERVRPAAIPAGSPKGTGKVEVKTEVAAPVTKQKKLSYKEQREMDALPVLIAQLEEEQKAITEKLADASIYTRQADEAKRLNQRFAEIDGLLLEALEKWETIEARAKA; the protein is encoded by the coding sequence ATGGCAGTTATCTCCCTTTCGAACGCGCAGCTCGCGTTCGGCCACGTCCCGTTGCTCGATAAAGCGGAATTCTCTCTGGAAGCCACCGAGCGCGTGGGCTTGATCGGCCGTAACGGCACCGGTAAATCGTCTTTGCTGAAAATTATCGCCGGCACGTCGAAGCTGGATGACGGTCTGTTTGTCATGCAGCAGGGTATCAAGATCGCCTACGTTGAGCAGGAGCCGCACTTCTCGCCTGAGACGTCCGTGTATGACGCAGTCGCGTCCGGCATGGGCGATATGCAGGTCTTGCTGACGGAATACGATGCGCTGACCGGCCAGTTTGGCGGCGATGACGACGATGCCCTGATGGAGCGAATGCACGACATTCAGGTCAAGCTGGACGCGGCCGATGCATGGAATTTGAATCACAAGGTTGAGGCGACATTGGATCGCTTGAATCTGGTCAAGGATTCCCTGATGGGAACCTTGTCCGGCGGGATGCAAAAGCGCGTTGCGCTGGCACGTGCACTGGTGAGTGCCCCTGACGTGTTGCTGCTCGATGAACCGACCAACCATCTGGATTTCACATCGATACTGTGGCTTGAAGGTTTGCTGCGCGACTACAAGGGTAGCGTGCTGTTCATTACCCATGATCGCAGCTTCCTGGATAACGTGGCGACGCGCATCATTGAACTGGATCGCGGTCGTTTGCTGTCTTTCCCCGGCAACTTCTCTGCGTATCAAGTGCGCAAGGCTGAGCAGCTGGAAATCGAAGAGGTCGAGAACGCCAAGTTCGACAAATTCCTCGCGCAGGAAGAGGTCTGGATACGCAAGGGCGTGCAGGCGCGTCGTACGCGTGACGAGGGCCGCGTGCGTCGTCTGGAAGCATTGCGTCTGTCGCGCAGCGCGCGGCGCGATCAGCAAGGTCAGGTCAAGCTGGATGTGTCGTCCGGTGATCGTTCCGGCAAGATCGTGGCCGAGATGGAGAATATCAACAAGGTGTATGGCGACAAGGTGATCGTCAAGGATTTTAGCGCGACGATTTTGCGCGGTGACAAAGTCGGTTTGATCGGTTTGAACGGTGCCGGCAAAACAACATTGCTGAAAATGATTCTGGGTGAAGAAGAACCGGATTCAGGCACGGTCAAGCAGGGCACCAAATTGCAGATCGCGTACTTCGATCAGATGCGCGCGCAGTTGAATGAAGAAATGAGTCTGGCCGACACCATCGCGCCGGGCAGCGACTGGGTCGAGATCAACGGTCAGCGCAAGCACGTGATGACGTATCTGAACGACTTCCTGTTTGCGCCGGAGCGTGCGCGTTCGCCGGTCAAGTCATTGTCCGGCGGCGAACGCAATCGTCTGCTGCTGGCCCGCCTGTTTGCCAAACCGGCCAACGTACTGGTGCTCGATGAGCCGACCAACGATCTGGATATCGATACGCTGGAACTGCTGGAAGAACTGCTGGAAGATTACGAAGGCACCGTGTTCCTGGTCAGCCATGACCGTACCTTCCTCGACAACGTGGTCACGCAAGTGATCGTTGCAGAAGGCAATGGCTTGTGGCGCGAGTATATCGGCGGCTATAGCGATTGGGAGCGTGTCCGTCCTGCTGCGATTCCAGCGGGTTCGCCTAAAGGCACAGGCAAGGTTGAAGTGAAAACCGAAGTTGCTGCCCCAGTGACCAAACAGAAAAAGCTGAGCTACAAGGAGCAGCGCGAGATGGATGCGTTGCCTGTTCTGATTGCACAACTGGAAGAAGAGCAAAAAGCCATTACCGAAAAACTGGCCGATGCCAGCATCTATACCAGGCAGGCAGATGAAGCAAAACGCCTGAACCAGCGTTTTGCAGAAATTGATGGCTTGTTGCTGGAAGCACTGGAGAAATGGGAAACCATAGAGGCACGCGCGAAAGCGTAA
- a CDS encoding Putative acetyltransferase (Evidence 3 : Function proposed based on presence of conserved amino acid motif, structural feature or limited homology; Product type pe : putative enzyme) encodes MEIRRFKTGDEPALFRVFFSAIHVIASRDYTREQIEAWAPADLDPKLWENHVRDISPFVVEADGEIVAYADVQSNGYIDHFFVSGSHPRQGIGSLLMNRIHEEASLIGIDELTSDVSKTAEPFFVLHGFHVVQRGFPICRGVTLENALMRKELRRRT; translated from the coding sequence ATGGAAATCCGACGGTTCAAAACTGGCGATGAGCCTGCGTTGTTTCGCGTCTTCTTCTCGGCCATTCATGTAATCGCATCACGCGATTACACCCGCGAGCAAATAGAGGCGTGGGCTCCGGCTGACCTTGATCCGAAGCTCTGGGAGAATCATGTTAGAGATATCAGCCCGTTTGTAGTGGAAGCTGACGGTGAAATAGTTGCTTACGCCGACGTTCAGTCGAACGGTTACATCGATCACTTCTTTGTGTCAGGTTCTCATCCCCGTCAGGGAATAGGCAGCCTGCTAATGAACCGTATTCATGAAGAAGCCAGCTTGATTGGTATTGATGAACTTACGTCGGATGTAAGTAAGACTGCTGAACCCTTCTTTGTGCTCCACGGTTTTCATGTGGTGCAGCGAGGGTTTCCGATCTGTCGCGGTGTAACCCTTGAGAATGCACTGATGCGAAAAGAACTGAGGCGTCGAACATGA
- the cspD2 gene encoding Cold shock-like protein CspD (CSP-D) (Evidence 2b : Function of strongly homologous gene; PubMedId : 21160192, 94293754, 97405911, 1622933, 2186030, 9868784; Product type r : regulator): MATGTVKWFNDSKGFGFITPDDGGEDLFAHFSAIQMNGFKTLKEGQKVQFEVTQGPKGKQASNIQAP, encoded by the coding sequence ATGGCAACAGGTACAGTCAAGTGGTTCAACGATTCTAAAGGCTTCGGCTTTATCACTCCGGATGACGGCGGTGAAGATTTGTTTGCACACTTTTCAGCAATCCAGATGAACGGCTTCAAGACTCTCAAAGAAGGTCAAAAAGTCCAGTTCGAAGTCACGCAAGGCCCTAAAGGCAAGCAAGCTTCCAACATTCAAGCTCCTTGA